One part of the Loxodonta africana isolate mLoxAfr1 chromosome 13, mLoxAfr1.hap2, whole genome shotgun sequence genome encodes these proteins:
- the AEN gene encoding apoptosis-enhancing nuclease produces MVPREAPESAQCLCPPLASPNAKDMLRRRHKRRSRQHQRFMARKALLQEQGLLSMPPEPRFSPSPTPSEAPPGAAATSSGGPRPRAESGSTSCSREPAPKSVAWPLPSKFVAIDCEMVGTGPCGRVSELARCSVVSYHGDVLYDKYIRPEMPIVDYRTRWSGITQHHMHKAIPFRVAQKEILKLLKGKVVVGHALHNDFRALKYVHPRSQTRDTTYVPSLLSPPGLHSRARVSLKDLALQLLHKKIQVGHRGHSSVEDAMTAMELYRLVEVPWEQQEASSAWAHPEDREPDSSTDVEQYMEDQYWP; encoded by the exons ATGGTGCCTCGGGAAGCCCCCGAATCTGCCCAGTGCCTGTGCCCTCCCCTCGCCAGCCCAAATGCCAAGGATATGCTTCGGAGAAGGCACAAGAGGAGGAGCCGGCAGCACCAGCGGTTCATGGCACGGAAAGCCTTGCTGCAGGAGCAGGGGCTGCTGAGCATGCCTCCGGAGCCAAGGTTCTCCCCATCGCCCACGCCGTCAGAGGCTCCGCCAGGTGCTGCCGCCACCAGCAGTGGGGGTCCTCGTCCACGTGCTGAGTCTGGCAGCACCTCATGCAGCAGAGAGCCAGCCCCCAAAAGCGTCGCCTGGCCCTTGCCTAGCAAGTTCGTGGCCATTGACTGTGAGATGGTGGGCACGGGGCCCTGTGGACGGGTGAGCGAGCTAGCCCGCTGCTCTGTGGTGAGTTACCATGGCGACGTGCTCTATGACAAATATATCCGGCCTGAGATGCCCATAGTGGACTACCGCACCCGCTGGAGCGGCATCACTCAGCATCACATGCACAAGGCCATCCCCTTCCGGGTGGCCCAGAAAGAG ATCCTTAAGCTCCTAAAGGGCAAGGTGGTGGTGGGCCATGCCCTGCACAATGACTTCCGGGCCCTCAAGTACGTCCACCCTCGGAGCCAGACCCGCGATACCACTTATGTTCCAAGCCTTCTCAGCCCACCTGGCCTCCACTCCCGGGCCCGGGTCTCCCTGAAGGACCTGGCCCTGCAGCTGCTGCACAAGAAGATCCAG GTGGGCCACCGTGGGCACTCGTCGGTGGAAGATGCCATGACAGCCATGGAGCTCTACCGGCTGGTGGAGGTGCCGTGGGAGCAGCAAGAGGCCAGCAGCGCCTGGGCCCACCCCGAGGACAGAGAGCCTGACAGCAGCACAGACGTGGAGCAGTACATGGAGGACCAGTACTGGCCGTAG